Proteins from a genomic interval of Caulobacter sp. SL161:
- a CDS encoding cell wall hydrolase gives MRAGARIQGKTWKAVAALGVVGGLSACATYYVPAGTGRDAGLMRVTASFSERGLKRYVANMDPAMLALARRHDPLPHTDYWGRVPGWEVIRLDDIPRLGDRDPDFDAARLINSLRPTIGGELEVAKPFVLTGSADARARALQCLTQAVYYEAGFEPGEGQMAVAQTVINRMRHPGYPKSICGVIYEGAARTTGCQFSFACDGSLAREPVPAIWANAQAVAKRALSGFVFKPVGVATHYHADYVSPYWAPTLVKLKQFGQHIFYRWTGPSGTLQAFRGRYSGNETVSADILLAADPRTLEAAPPEVLAAQTTPAAATPVATGAAAQMLGVSNLVLPDAKLVAVPDANSPTGERVTVQGTVAGRRIPTADEIARINKALEAVSGPQPPTAEAPPPPPPPPPPPKPKSRPPSLLNPLN, from the coding sequence GTGCGGGCGGGGGCTCGGATCCAAGGGAAAACGTGGAAGGCCGTCGCCGCCCTCGGGGTGGTGGGCGGTCTTTCAGCGTGCGCCACCTATTATGTGCCGGCCGGAACGGGGCGGGACGCCGGCTTGATGCGGGTCACCGCCAGCTTCAGCGAGCGCGGGCTCAAGCGCTATGTCGCCAATATGGACCCGGCCATGCTGGCCCTGGCGCGGCGTCATGATCCTCTTCCGCATACGGATTATTGGGGGCGCGTGCCGGGCTGGGAGGTGATCCGCCTCGACGATATCCCGCGTCTGGGCGACCGCGATCCGGATTTCGACGCGGCGCGGCTGATCAATTCGCTGCGCCCGACGATCGGCGGGGAGCTTGAGGTCGCCAAGCCGTTCGTCCTGACCGGATCGGCCGACGCGCGGGCCAGGGCGCTGCAGTGCCTGACCCAGGCGGTCTATTACGAGGCGGGGTTCGAGCCCGGCGAGGGACAGATGGCCGTGGCCCAGACGGTGATCAACCGCATGCGTCATCCCGGCTATCCCAAGTCGATCTGCGGGGTGATCTACGAAGGCGCGGCGCGGACCACCGGCTGCCAGTTCAGCTTCGCCTGCGACGGCTCGCTGGCGCGCGAGCCGGTGCCGGCGATCTGGGCCAACGCCCAGGCCGTGGCCAAGCGGGCCCTGAGCGGCTTTGTGTTCAAGCCGGTGGGCGTGGCCACCCACTATCACGCCGACTATGTCTCGCCGTACTGGGCCCCGACCCTGGTCAAGCTGAAGCAGTTTGGCCAGCACATCTTCTATCGCTGGACCGGTCCGTCCGGGACCTTGCAGGCGTTCCGGGGGCGTTACTCGGGCAATGAGACGGTGAGCGCCGACATCCTGCTGGCCGCCGACCCGCGCACCCTTGAGGCCGCCCCGCCCGAGGTGCTGGCCGCCCAGACGACGCCGGCCGCCGCGACGCCGGTCGCCACCGGAGCTGCGGCCCAGATGCTGGGGGTCTCGAACCTGGTCCTGCCCGACGCCAAGCTGGTGGCCGTGCCGGACGCCAACTCGCCGACCGGGGAGCGGGTGACGGTGCAGGGCACGGTGGCCGGCCGCCGGATTCCGACCGCCGACGAGATCGCGCGGATCAACAAGGCGCTCGAAGCCGTCTCAGGCCCGCAGCCGCCGACCGCTGAGGCCCCACCGCCGCCGCCGCCGCCGCCGCCTCCGCCGAAGCCGAAGTCCCGGCCGCCGAGCCTGCTCAATCCGTTGAACTGA
- a CDS encoding type II toxin-antitoxin system RelE/ParE family toxin: MRTVEISAAARRDIEYLRAWLAARAPNASRRAVRLILATAATLAEFPERGRLIRNNQRELTVRFSSTGYVLRYVIHAERVTLSRVFHSLERR; this comes from the coding sequence ATGAGAACAGTCGAAATCTCGGCGGCGGCCCGCCGAGACATCGAGTATCTGCGGGCCTGGCTGGCGGCTCGCGCACCGAACGCCTCTAGACGCGCGGTCCGGCTGATCCTCGCGACCGCCGCGACGCTCGCTGAGTTTCCAGAGCGTGGGCGCTTGATCCGCAACAATCAGAGAGAGCTCACCGTCCGATTCAGCTCGACCGGCTATGTCTTGCGATATGTCATCCATGCCGAGCGGGTCACGCTGTCGCGCGTCTTCCACAGCCTGGAACGTCGCTGA
- a CDS encoding TIGR02466 family protein yields MTTRSLFVTPLYEASLAGEKGFDAFIDDLHDACIAIAEEDEAGQAWAYNKGYLGYTSYASLNDLPLRDSLFADLKKKLDKHAAAFAKTLCFDLGAGKLVMDSFWINILEPGGQHTGHIHPHSVISGTVYVTIPPGASAIKFEDPRLPMMMAAPTREADAPESLQPFVYVKPSPGAILMWESWLRHEVTPNQADEQRISVSFNYAWR; encoded by the coding sequence ATGACCACGCGCAGCCTGTTCGTCACCCCGCTCTATGAAGCCAGCCTGGCCGGCGAGAAGGGGTTCGACGCCTTCATCGACGACCTGCACGACGCCTGTATCGCCATCGCCGAGGAGGACGAGGCGGGGCAAGCCTGGGCCTATAACAAGGGGTATCTGGGCTACACTTCCTACGCCTCGCTGAACGACCTGCCGCTGCGCGACAGCCTGTTCGCGGACCTCAAGAAGAAGCTCGACAAGCACGCGGCCGCCTTCGCCAAGACGCTGTGCTTTGACCTCGGGGCGGGCAAGCTGGTGATGGACAGCTTCTGGATCAACATCCTGGAGCCCGGCGGCCAGCACACCGGCCACATCCACCCCCACAGCGTCATTTCCGGCACGGTCTATGTGACCATCCCGCCGGGCGCCTCGGCCATCAAGTTCGAGGACCCGCGCCTGCCGATGATGATGGCCGCCCCGACCCGCGAGGCCGACGCGCCTGAGAGCCTGCAGCCCTTCGTCTATGTGAAGCCCTCACCGGGCGCGATCCTGATGTGGGAGAGCTGGCTGCGCCACGAGGTGACGCCCAACCAGGCCGACGAGCAGCGGATCAGCGTCAGCTTCAACTACGCCTGGCGGTAG
- a CDS encoding thiol-disulfide oxidoreductase DCC family protein, with product MASATAQDPRLTVWFDGACPLCLREIALMKRLDRRGAIQFIDVAGEEAVCPIDRAELLARFHAREDGQLLSGAAAFAAMWRAIPLLRPFGLAARAPWALKILDALYVRFLRVRPRLQRLVAGR from the coding sequence ATGGCCTCTGCAACCGCCCAAGACCCGCGCCTGACCGTCTGGTTCGACGGCGCCTGTCCCTTGTGCCTGCGCGAGATCGCCTTGATGAAGCGCCTGGATCGCCGGGGCGCGATCCAGTTCATCGACGTCGCCGGCGAGGAGGCTGTCTGCCCGATCGATCGCGCCGAACTGCTGGCCCGCTTCCACGCCCGCGAGGACGGCCAGCTGTTGTCCGGCGCGGCGGCCTTCGCGGCCATGTGGCGGGCTATCCCGCTGCTGCGCCCCTTCGGCCTTGCGGCCCGCGCGCCCTGGGCGCTGAAGATCCTGGACGCGCTTTACGTGCGCTTCCTGCGGGTGCGCCCGCGCCTGCAGCGGCTGGTCGCTGGGCGATAG
- a CDS encoding antitoxin, which produces MAASITPKMDASSAQAAEQGVEVFAQQPPFVERPGFEDNEAHWDDVQRIAEETERDGGIPLEDVIRWVESWDTDTELPPPEPRPRNAG; this is translated from the coding sequence ATGGCCGCGAGCATAACCCCGAAGATGGACGCATCGTCCGCCCAGGCCGCCGAGCAAGGCGTCGAAGTCTTCGCGCAGCAGCCGCCTTTCGTGGAACGCCCCGGCTTTGAGGACAATGAGGCCCATTGGGACGACGTCCAGCGCATCGCGGAAGAGACCGAGCGTGATGGCGGCATTCCGCTAGAGGACGTCATTCGCTGGGTGGAGTCGTGGGATACGGACACCGAACTCCCCCCGCCTGAACCGCGGCCGCGAAACGCTGGATGA
- a CDS encoding Dps family protein, with the protein MAAALNTGLTAKQRTDIAASLNKVLADSYALYLKTHGYHWNVRGPNFQSLHVLLEGQYQEEWAALDAIAERIRALGELAPQGYAAFGNLSSLKDGDPEQDWEGMIGELKADNETVIRTLRDAMPIADEAGDEATADLLTQRLQAHEKHAWMLRSTLGLK; encoded by the coding sequence ATGGCCGCCGCTTTGAACACCGGGCTGACCGCGAAACAGCGCACCGATATCGCCGCTTCGCTCAACAAGGTGCTCGCCGACAGCTACGCCCTGTATCTGAAGACGCATGGCTATCACTGGAATGTTCGCGGGCCGAACTTCCAGTCGCTGCACGTGCTGCTCGAAGGGCAGTACCAGGAAGAATGGGCCGCGCTGGACGCGATCGCCGAGCGCATCCGCGCCCTGGGCGAGTTGGCGCCGCAGGGCTACGCCGCCTTCGGCAACCTCTCCAGCCTCAAGGACGGCGATCCCGAGCAGGACTGGGAAGGCATGATCGGCGAGCTGAAGGCCGACAACGAGACCGTCATCCGCACCCTGCGCGACGCCATGCCCATCGCCGACGAGGCCGGCGACGAAGCCACCGCCGACCTTCTGACCCAGCGCCTGCAGGCTCACGAGAAGCACGCCTGGATGCTGCGCTCCACCCTCGGCCTAAAGTAG
- a CDS encoding CZB domain-containing protein: MDFLEHAHQHTLIRETLGAAISEQRSFDARELKSDRLCPTGCWLHGEGSRRWAGNHAFLNLLEAHREFHLRAGEVAELAQRGATVEAQRAMRNGTPFAHALADLNAAFRRMKAAATVAA; this comes from the coding sequence ATGGATTTCCTTGAACACGCACACCAACACACCCTGATCCGTGAGACGCTCGGCGCGGCGATTTCCGAGCAGCGGTCGTTCGACGCTCGCGAGCTGAAGTCGGACCGGCTGTGCCCGACCGGCTGCTGGCTGCATGGCGAGGGCTCGCGCCGCTGGGCGGGGAACCACGCGTTCCTGAACCTGCTGGAAGCCCACCGCGAGTTCCACCTGCGGGCGGGCGAGGTGGCGGAGCTCGCCCAACGCGGCGCCACCGTCGAGGCCCAGCGCGCGATGCGCAACGGCACGCCCTTCGCCCACGCCCTGGCCGACCTCAACGCCGCGTTCCGGCGGATGAAGGCGGCTGCGACGGTGGCGGCTTAA
- the uvrC gene encoding excinuclease ABC subunit UvrC translates to MTDTPASDTDAARQPPALSGAALIKDEVTRLPDAPGVYRMIGEGDEVLYVGKAKSLKKRVVQYAQGRFHTNRIAHMVDATRSMEFVTTRTEADALLLEINLIKSLKPRFNVLLRDDKSFPEIVIRRDHDAPQLRKHRGAHTIKGDYFGPFASAWAVNRTLNTLQKAFLLRSCSDSVYDSRDRPCMLYQIKRCAAPCTGLIGKDDYQALVDQAEAFLRGKSRAVMASMAKQMEEAAEELEFERAARLRDRIRALSAVAQETQINPETVEEADVVALHVEGGQACVQVFFFRAGQNWGNRAYFPRITGNADESEDETVTEEQRIITAFLGQFYDDKPIPRLILANVQPAESELLSEAFALKSGRKVEISVPKRGEKADLVQHALTNAKEALGRKMAEGSAQTKLLAGVAEAFKLDAPPERIEVYDNSHIQGTNAVGGMIVAGPEGFMKGQYRKFNIKSTELTPGDDYGMMKEVLRRRFARLVKEEEEGDDANRPDLVLVDGGKGQLDAALEIMADLGVDDIAVVGVAKGPDRDAGLERFFIPGQTPFMLEPKSPVLYYLQRLRDEAHRFAIGAHRTRRSMDLKKNPLDEIEGVGPGRKKALLHAFGSAKGVGRASVEDLVKVDGVSQALAERIFGFFRRG, encoded by the coding sequence GTGACCGACACCCCCGCCTCCGACACCGACGCCGCCCGCCAGCCGCCCGCCCTCTCCGGCGCCGCCCTGATCAAGGACGAGGTCACGCGCCTGCCCGACGCGCCGGGCGTCTATCGCATGATCGGCGAGGGCGACGAGGTGCTCTATGTCGGCAAGGCCAAGAGCCTGAAGAAGCGCGTCGTCCAGTACGCGCAGGGCCGCTTCCACACCAACCGCATCGCCCACATGGTCGACGCCACGCGGTCGATGGAGTTCGTCACCACCCGCACCGAAGCCGACGCGCTCCTGCTCGAGATCAACCTGATCAAGTCGCTGAAGCCCCGCTTCAACGTGCTGCTGCGCGACGACAAGAGCTTTCCCGAGATCGTCATCCGCCGCGACCACGACGCGCCGCAACTGCGGAAACACCGCGGCGCCCACACGATCAAGGGCGACTATTTCGGCCCGTTCGCCAGCGCCTGGGCGGTGAACCGCACGCTGAACACCTTGCAGAAGGCGTTCCTGCTCCGCTCGTGCAGCGACAGCGTCTATGACAGCCGCGACCGGCCCTGCATGCTCTACCAGATCAAGCGCTGCGCAGCCCCCTGCACCGGCCTGATCGGCAAGGACGACTACCAGGCCCTGGTCGACCAGGCCGAGGCGTTCCTGCGGGGCAAGTCCCGCGCGGTGATGGCCAGCATGGCCAAGCAGATGGAAGAGGCCGCCGAAGAGCTGGAGTTCGAACGCGCCGCCCGCCTGCGCGACCGCATCCGCGCCCTCTCGGCCGTGGCCCAGGAGACCCAGATCAACCCCGAGACCGTCGAGGAGGCCGACGTCGTCGCCCTGCACGTCGAGGGCGGCCAGGCCTGCGTGCAGGTGTTCTTCTTCCGCGCCGGCCAGAACTGGGGCAACCGCGCCTACTTCCCCCGCATAACGGGGAACGCGGACGAGTCCGAGGACGAAACCGTCACCGAAGAGCAGCGGATCATCACCGCGTTCCTGGGCCAGTTCTATGACGACAAGCCGATCCCGCGCCTGATCCTGGCCAATGTCCAACCGGCCGAGAGCGAACTCTTGTCCGAGGCCTTCGCCCTGAAGAGCGGCCGCAAGGTCGAGATCAGCGTGCCCAAGCGCGGCGAGAAAGCCGACCTCGTCCAGCACGCCCTGACCAACGCCAAGGAGGCGCTGGGCCGCAAGATGGCCGAAGGCTCGGCCCAGACCAAGCTGCTGGCCGGGGTCGCCGAGGCCTTCAAGCTGGACGCCCCGCCGGAGCGGATCGAGGTCTATGACAACAGCCACATCCAGGGCACCAACGCCGTCGGCGGCATGATCGTGGCCGGCCCCGAAGGCTTCATGAAGGGCCAGTACCGCAAGTTCAACATCAAGAGCACCGAGCTCACGCCCGGCGACGACTACGGCATGATGAAGGAGGTGCTGCGCCGCCGCTTCGCGCGCCTCGTGAAGGAAGAGGAAGAGGGCGACGACGCCAATCGCCCCGACCTTGTCCTGGTCGACGGCGGCAAGGGCCAGCTGGACGCGGCGCTGGAGATCATGGCCGATCTCGGCGTCGACGACATCGCCGTCGTGGGCGTGGCCAAGGGGCCGGACCGCGACGCCGGCCTGGAGCGGTTCTTCATCCCCGGCCAGACCCCGTTCATGCTCGAGCCCAAGTCGCCGGTTCTGTACTACCTGCAACGGCTGCGCGACGAGGCCCACCGCTTTGCGATCGGCGCCCACCGCACCCGCCGCAGCATGGACCTGAAGAAAAACCCCCTCGACGAGATCGAGGGGGTGGGTCCCGGCCGCAAGAAGGCTCTGCTGCACGCCTTCGGCTCAGCCAAGGGCGTGGGCCGGGCCAGCGTCGAGGATCTCGTCAAGGTCGACGGCGTCAGCCAGGCCCTGGCCGAGCGGATCTTCGGGTTCTTCCGGAGGGGGTAG
- a CDS encoding TetR/AcrR family transcriptional regulator, producing the protein MNVRDEQRARVIAALADHLLATGLSQASLRQLAAAAGVSDRMLLYYFVDKTEVLALAMQSLAGGMAAQLETALPADQRLSQAALTAKAARLVVDPVFRPFMRLWIEAIAAAAREEPPFADIARQIGEGFLVWIEARLDPALVPDPPGAAATILALLDGLALLEVCGGEDRVQKAVAALEAASLG; encoded by the coding sequence ATGAACGTTCGGGACGAACAGCGCGCGCGCGTGATCGCGGCCCTGGCCGACCACCTGCTGGCCACGGGCCTGTCCCAGGCCAGCCTGCGCCAGCTGGCGGCGGCGGCCGGGGTCAGCGACCGGATGCTGCTCTACTACTTCGTCGACAAGACCGAGGTCCTGGCCCTGGCCATGCAGAGCCTGGCCGGCGGCATGGCCGCGCAGCTCGAAACCGCCCTGCCCGCCGACCAGCGCCTGTCGCAGGCCGCCCTGACCGCCAAGGCCGCGCGCCTGGTGGTCGATCCGGTCTTCCGCCCGTTCATGCGACTGTGGATCGAGGCCATCGCCGCGGCCGCGCGCGAGGAGCCGCCGTTCGCCGACATCGCCCGCCAGATCGGCGAAGGGTTCCTGGTCTGGATCGAGGCGCGGCTGGACCCGGCGCTCGTTCCCGACCCGCCCGGCGCGGCGGCGACCATCCTGGCCCTGCTGGACGGCCTGGCCTTGCTGGAAGTCTGCGGCGGCGAGGATCGCGTCCAGAAGGCCGTGGCGGCCCTGGAAGCCGCGAGTCTGGGGTAG
- the trxB gene encoding thioredoxin-disulfide reductase has product MSTPSPRQTRCLIIGSGPAGYTAAIYAARALLKPVLIAGIQPGGQLTITTDVENYPGFADVIQGPWLMDQMRAQAEHVGTEFVSDIVTSVDLSKRPFAVKTDSGQDWIAETIIIATGAQAKWLGLESEAKFQGFGVSACATCDGFFYRNKDVIVVGGGNTAVEEALFLTSFASKVTLVHRKDELRAEKILQERLLAHPKIEVIWDSVIDEVLGQTEPMGVTGARLKNVKTGETQEVAADGVFIAIGHAPSSELFAGQLETGPGGYLKVKPGTASTAIEGVYAAGDVTDDVYRQAVTAAGMGCMAALEAVRFLAEEDHKAAHHPISHEEANKIGVW; this is encoded by the coding sequence ATGTCTACGCCCTCCCCTCGCCAGACCCGCTGCCTGATCATCGGATCGGGTCCCGCCGGCTACACCGCCGCCATCTACGCCGCCCGCGCCCTGCTGAAGCCCGTGCTGATCGCCGGCATCCAGCCCGGCGGCCAGCTGACCATCACGACCGATGTCGAGAACTATCCGGGCTTCGCCGACGTCATCCAGGGCCCCTGGCTGATGGACCAGATGCGCGCCCAGGCCGAGCATGTCGGCACCGAGTTCGTCAGCGACATCGTCACCAGCGTCGACCTCTCCAAGCGCCCCTTCGCGGTGAAGACCGACAGCGGCCAGGACTGGATCGCCGAGACCATCATCATCGCCACCGGCGCCCAGGCCAAATGGCTGGGCCTCGAGAGCGAAGCCAAGTTCCAGGGCTTTGGCGTGTCGGCCTGCGCCACCTGCGACGGCTTCTTCTATCGCAACAAGGACGTCATCGTGGTCGGCGGCGGCAACACCGCCGTCGAAGAGGCCCTGTTCCTCACCAGCTTCGCCAGCAAGGTCACCCTGGTGCACCGCAAGGACGAGCTGCGCGCCGAGAAGATCCTGCAGGAGCGCCTGCTGGCCCACCCGAAGATCGAGGTGATCTGGGACAGCGTCATCGACGAGGTCCTGGGCCAGACCGAGCCCATGGGCGTCACCGGCGCCCGCCTGAAAAACGTCAAGACCGGCGAAACCCAGGAGGTCGCCGCCGACGGAGTGTTCATCGCCATCGGCCACGCCCCGTCGTCGGAACTGTTCGCCGGTCAGCTGGAAACCGGTCCGGGCGGCTATCTGAAGGTGAAGCCGGGCACGGCCTCGACCGCCATCGAGGGCGTCTATGCCGCCGGCGACGTCACCGACGACGTCTACCGCCAGGCCGTCACCGCCGCCGGCATGGGCTGCATGGCCGCCCTGGAGGCCGTGCGCTTCCTGGCCGAGGAAGACCACAAGGCCGCGCATCATCCGATCAGCCACGAAGAGGCGAACAAGATCGGGGTTTGGTGA
- a CDS encoding AI-2E family transporter, with the protein MSKTGASFLVNFAVAAGLLYVFSAVLWPFTLALVLAILITSLSDRVVRLLPKARPWMVFAITAVIVGGIIVAGMAVVIGGAARIVERMPAMMARIDQLLALIHLPGGGVMSLAALAQKIELGPLADGLLTSVQNASAGLGLTLIFLFFLLLSKPMIQKRVDQIVASRGGQGLAMVLERSFSGVERYMYVQSITGLMIAFGSWVVMRAVGLESALFWSLVIFLFAYLPVLGVLAGSVGPTLFALLQFPTLTPAIAIFVGIQVVSSIVGNLVLPKMQADSQNIDPAASLIAVGMWTVLWGVPGAFLAIPLTLALMYALAQYDDLRWLAVLISHDGDPTPMEPAE; encoded by the coding sequence GTGAGCAAGACGGGCGCTTCGTTCCTGGTGAACTTCGCCGTGGCGGCGGGCCTGCTGTACGTGTTCAGCGCCGTGCTCTGGCCGTTCACCCTCGCGCTGGTTCTGGCCATCCTGATCACGTCGCTCAGCGACCGGGTCGTGCGGCTCTTGCCCAAGGCGCGGCCGTGGATGGTGTTCGCGATCACGGCCGTGATCGTCGGCGGGATCATCGTGGCCGGCATGGCCGTGGTGATCGGCGGCGCGGCGCGCATCGTCGAGCGTATGCCGGCCATGATGGCCCGGATCGACCAACTGCTGGCGCTGATCCATCTTCCGGGAGGCGGTGTGATGAGCTTGGCGGCCCTGGCTCAGAAGATCGAGTTGGGCCCCCTGGCGGACGGGCTTTTGACCAGCGTGCAGAACGCCTCGGCGGGCCTGGGCCTGACCCTCATCTTCCTGTTCTTCCTGTTGTTGTCCAAGCCGATGATCCAGAAGCGCGTCGACCAGATCGTCGCCTCGCGCGGCGGCCAGGGCCTGGCCATGGTGCTGGAGCGCAGCTTTTCGGGCGTCGAGCGCTATATGTACGTCCAGTCGATCACCGGCCTGATGATCGCCTTCGGATCTTGGGTGGTGATGCGGGCCGTGGGCCTGGAGAGCGCCCTGTTCTGGAGCCTGGTGATCTTCCTCTTCGCCTACCTGCCGGTGCTGGGGGTGCTGGCCGGCAGCGTGGGCCCCACCCTGTTCGCCCTGCTGCAGTTCCCCACCCTGACGCCGGCGATCGCGATCTTCGTCGGCATCCAGGTGGTGTCGTCGATCGTCGGCAATCTGGTCCTGCCCAAGATGCAGGCCGACAGTCAGAACATCGATCCGGCGGCCAGTCTGATCGCGGTGGGCATGTGGACCGTTCTGTGGGGCGTGCCGGGCGCCTTCCTGGCCATCCCGCTGACCCTGGCCCTGATGTACGCCTTGGCTCAGTACGACGATCTGCGGTGGCTGGCCGTGCTGATCTCGCACGACGGCGACCCGACGCCGATGGAGCCGGCGGAATAG
- a CDS encoding hybrid sensor histidine kinase/response regulator: MPGAGMEKKDNPIRAVDDQGRIHALISAWLIPQVPPPAWLCAIASIIGVAMAVLMRVGLLGLSNGVGATQPFFPAIMLVTLYAGWRWGMIPTIAGAVFGWWLWGGRDGEPLNNDELSSIVIYLICGVMVAAVAEGLRGAMQGLARARAQRADAETRLRVTQTAAGVGPWDYDLTTGQLNLSPAARRNLGIPEHADIILADLPRFVHPDDRAMTEAIVFGGLNNLTDYEVEYRLADTSKGERWVHGRGEVLRDDTGRPVRMIGLNFDVTNRRRAEAEVRESEARFRALADSAPALMWVTRSDGIRQFVNNAYVAFAGLDYDSALTLDWRTRIFPEDLPRILKEQVAGEASRQPFSLEARYRRADGEWRWLKSFSQPRHDPSGAFAGFIGMAFDTTEAKQAEANLTGMNELLEERVAAAVAERDAAQAALLQSQKLEAIGQLTGGVAHDFNNLLTVIIGALDVVERHPDDARRRERMVGAALAAAKRGEKLTQHLLAFARRQPLKPEVCRIDGLIAESEGLLRRALGDAFSFHLRLGAGVRSARIDAGQFEAALLNLVVNARDATPPGGEVSIESRPVTLDRKEGDLEPGQYLRVAVRDTGTGMDAATIARAVEPFFTTKPPGEGTGLGLSQVYGFARQSGGSVLIESTPGQGATVALLLPVSAGDAASESLPHVDHIRAQTPSRVLLVEDDPQVAELVDAMMNDLGHSVVRAGGVDEALSRLEQDDGIQLVLSDVIMPGGKSGVDLAEALAASRPGLPVVLCSGYTGGDQGRARAGGWPFISKPFSLETLAQALAQARPH; encoded by the coding sequence TTGCCGGGAGCGGGGATGGAGAAGAAAGACAATCCAATCCGCGCCGTTGACGACCAAGGACGTATCCACGCGCTGATTAGCGCATGGCTCATCCCTCAGGTTCCGCCACCAGCGTGGCTGTGCGCGATCGCGTCTATCATCGGCGTGGCCATGGCCGTCCTGATGCGCGTTGGTCTGCTGGGCCTGAGCAACGGCGTCGGCGCGACCCAGCCGTTCTTCCCGGCGATCATGCTGGTGACGCTGTACGCCGGCTGGCGCTGGGGGATGATCCCCACGATCGCCGGCGCGGTGTTCGGCTGGTGGCTGTGGGGCGGACGCGACGGCGAGCCGCTGAACAACGACGAACTGTCGAGCATCGTCATCTATCTGATCTGCGGCGTGATGGTCGCGGCGGTCGCCGAAGGGCTGCGCGGCGCCATGCAGGGCCTGGCCAGGGCGCGCGCGCAACGCGCCGACGCCGAGACGCGGCTGCGGGTCACCCAGACGGCGGCGGGGGTCGGCCCGTGGGACTACGACCTGACCACCGGTCAGCTCAACCTGTCGCCCGCGGCGCGACGGAACCTGGGCATCCCGGAACACGCCGACATCATTCTGGCCGACCTGCCCCGCTTTGTTCACCCCGACGACCGGGCGATGACGGAGGCCATCGTCTTTGGCGGGTTGAACAATCTGACGGACTACGAGGTCGAGTACCGCCTGGCCGACACCAGCAAGGGCGAGCGCTGGGTGCATGGACGCGGCGAGGTGCTTCGCGACGACACCGGCCGGCCCGTGCGGATGATCGGCCTGAACTTCGACGTCACCAACCGCCGACGCGCCGAGGCCGAGGTGCGCGAGAGCGAGGCGCGGTTCCGGGCCCTGGCCGACAGCGCCCCCGCCCTAATGTGGGTGACGCGGTCCGACGGGATCCGCCAGTTCGTCAACAACGCCTATGTCGCCTTCGCGGGGCTGGACTATGACAGCGCCCTGACCCTGGACTGGCGAACCCGCATATTCCCCGAGGATCTGCCGCGCATCCTCAAGGAGCAGGTCGCCGGCGAGGCGTCCCGCCAGCCCTTCAGCCTCGAGGCGCGCTACCGCCGCGCGGATGGCGAGTGGCGCTGGCTCAAGTCGTTCTCGCAGCCGCGCCATGATCCCTCCGGCGCGTTCGCCGGCTTCATCGGCATGGCCTTCGACACGACCGAGGCCAAGCAAGCCGAAGCCAATCTGACCGGCATGAACGAGCTTCTGGAGGAGCGGGTCGCCGCCGCTGTCGCCGAGCGTGACGCCGCCCAGGCCGCCCTGCTGCAATCCCAGAAGCTGGAGGCCATCGGCCAGCTGACCGGCGGCGTCGCCCACGACTTCAACAACCTGCTGACAGTGATCATCGGCGCGCTGGACGTGGTCGAGCGTCACCCCGACGACGCCCGCCGGCGCGAGCGGATGGTCGGCGCGGCCCTGGCGGCGGCCAAGCGCGGCGAGAAGCTGACCCAGCATCTGCTGGCCTTCGCCCGCCGTCAGCCGCTGAAGCCGGAGGTGTGCCGCATCGATGGCCTGATCGCCGAAAGCGAAGGCCTGCTCCGGCGCGCCCTGGGCGACGCCTTCAGCTTCCACCTGCGCCTCGGCGCCGGCGTGCGCAGCGCCCGGATCGACGCGGGCCAGTTCGAGGCCGCGCTGCTGAACCTGGTGGTCAACGCCCGCGACGCCACCCCGCCCGGCGGCGAGGTGAGCATCGAGTCCCGTCCGGTCACCCTGGATCGCAAGGAAGGCGATCTGGAGCCCGGCCAGTATCTGCGCGTGGCCGTGCGCGACACGGGAACAGGCATGGACGCGGCGACCATCGCCCGGGCCGTCGAGCCGTTCTTCACCACCAAGCCGCCCGGCGAGGGCACCGGGCTTGGCCTGTCGCAGGTCTATGGGTTCGCGCGCCAGAGCGGCGGGTCGGTGCTGATCGAGAGCACGCCGGGCCAAGGGGCCACCGTCGCCCTGCTGCTGCCCGTCAGCGCGGGGGACGCCGCCAGCGAAAGCCTGCCGCACGTCGACCATATCCGCGCCCAGACGCCGTCGCGGGTGCTGCTGGTCGAGGACGACCCGCAGGTCGCCGAGCTGGTCGACGCGATGATGAACGACCTTGGCCACTCGGTCGTGCGCGCCGGCGGGGTCGACGAAGCCCTCTCACGCCTGGAGCAGGACGACGGCATCCAGCTGGTGCTCAGCGACGTGATCATGCCGGGCGGCAAGAGCGGCGTGGACCTGGCCGAGGCGCTGGCCGCCAGCCGTCCGGGCCTGCCGGTGGTGCTGTGCTCGGGCTATACGGGCGGCGACCAGGGCCGGGCGCGAGCGGGCGGCTGGCCGTTCATCAGCAAGCCGTTCTCGCTGGAGACCCTAGCCCAGGCCCTGGCCCAGGCGCGGCCGCACTAG